A single window of Nicotiana sylvestris chromosome 5, ASM39365v2, whole genome shotgun sequence DNA harbors:
- the LOC138869060 gene encoding uncharacterized protein has product MKSFIVKTDERLYAHGETIKKLGTGLHNLERQVGKIATILFERIPGTLPADIEKNPKEMFKKRLCMKNESGKEMKIVDDKKKKGKKGAEKKKKEGTSSTEESNDVSKHIPALPFPQKLYREKLDKTFERFLDMLKQVNVNFPFTEVLSQMPAYAKFLKEILTKKRKIKETSVVKLTEHCSAILQNKLLQKCGDPGSFTIPCSLGTLNFDKYLCNYGASINLMSLSIYRRLEKEIGEIKSVSISLQLVDQSTIIPEGIVEDVLVRVDKFIFPVDIIEVKMEENKEIPLILGRIFLETGRAILDIHDRKLMLCVGDETVTFEMNVETRVKKEKLTASIEWKVKSSKEKAPVIEKDKCAVYTKKAEKKLSAWMCALFQARGMEPNFDSDPD; this is encoded by the exons ATGAAGTCCTTCATTGTCAAGACGGATGAGAGGCTATATGCTCATGGTGAAACTATCAAAAAGCTTGGGACAGGTTTGCATAATTTGGAGAGACAAGTGGGAAAAATTGCAACTATATTGTTTGAGAGAATCCCAGGTACTCTACCAGCTGATATTGAAAAGAATCCCAAAGAAATG TTCAAAAAGAGGTTGTGCATGAAAAACGAAAGTGGAAAAGAGATGAAAATTGTAGAtgataagaagaagaaaggcaagaagggagctgagaaaaagaagaaggagggaACATCAAGtacggaggaatctaatgatgtgagcAAGCATATCCCTGCTCTACCTTTTCCCCAAAAGCTCTATAGAGAAAAGCTGGACAAGACATTTGAGAGATTTCTAGATATGCTAAAACAGGTTAATGTAAATTTTCCATTCACAGAAGTGCTCTCACAAATGCCAGCTTATGCCAAATTCTTGAAGGAGATCCTTACAAAGAAGCGAAAGATAAAAGAGACCTCAGTGGTCAAGCTCACAGAGCATTGCAGTGCAATCTTGCAAAATAAACTCCTACAAAAGTGTGGAGATCCTGGGAGTTTTACGATACCTTGCTCTTTAGGCACTCTTAACTTTGATAAATATTTATGTAATTATGGTGCCTCAATTAATCTAATGTCATTGTCTATTTACAGGAGACTGGAGAAGGAGATTGGAGAGATAAAGTCGGTGTCAATATCTTTGCAGCTGGTAGACCAATCAACTATAATACCTGAGGGGATAGTGGAAGATGTCTTAGTTCGGGTAGATAAGTTCATATTTCCTGTGGATATTATAGAGGTGAAGATGGAGGAGAATAAGGAGATACCCCTAATCTTAGGAAGAATATTCTTAGAAACGGGTAGAGCAATATTAGATATACATGATAGAAAACTCATGCTTTGTGTGGGTGATGAGACCGTAACTTTTGAGATGAATGTAGAAACTAGGGTGAAGAAGGAGAAGCTAACTGCAAGTATTGAGTGGAAGGTAAAGAGTTcaaaagagaaggccccagtGATAGAAAAAGATAAGTGTGCGGTGTACACCAAAAAGGCCGAGAAGAAGCTATCTGCGTGGATGTGTGCACTATTTCAGGCACGTGGAATGGAGCCCAACTTTGACTCTGACCCCGACTAG